One stretch of Pyrenophora tritici-repentis strain M4 chromosome 4, whole genome shotgun sequence DNA includes these proteins:
- a CDS encoding Transferase domain containing protein, producing MSLDLPLGFMEPRLLDTVASTTSRIVDMLTRQHSPPVQTKSFHLSCLDQNVVRVYIQTLCIFPFPDQNNAEAAIQALGAGLRLTLKKFPFLAGTLTLADREAGKLALEYPSEVSDKDLNSIFRSKQIHYHDTDFPHTYEQLRRDGMPPSAFKSAMFVPEDLANYPGVPADGEGKIDFNKSDAPAMRSQAFFIPGGLVLSMYMHHSVFDFSGVTLFWQAFSANVSSISGQRSEPQRATDTSSTADRQSLLRQAVDDEIPQLRSVVSADCYCDGPPDYLKTLPSSTKCTQRLIVVPAAQVREYRELLRSYFPKDNAPTICNVLAALVWTHVTRARAARLLKYGLTETNLGIATDLRRRQNPPVPADYMGNMALFSRGTLNISDLIAEDRVTTSTIVRVINEIKSTISGVDDDWVSRHLSYFKSIDYITDTEIALGITFGSDMYISSWINFGADLSWGIPGTDLGKHSLAGRAEFIRRSYGPGDGGMIFLPRRRQPTNGTEAPFEILVRLAEEDMTRVLDEEGGLSSWAEAVIE from the exons ATGTCTCTAGACCTCCCACTAGGATTCATGGAGCCCCGGCTTCTCGACACCGTCGCTAGCACCACTTCCCGCATTGTCGACATGCTCACCAGACAACACTCCCCGCCCGTACAGACCAAATCATTCCACTTATCTTGCCTGGATCAAAATGTAGTGCGCGTGTACATACAAACTCTATGCATTTTCCCT TTTCCCGATCAAAACAATGCCGAGGCTGCTATACAGGCTCTGGGCGCTGGACTTCGCCTGACTCTAAAGAAATTCCCATTTCTCGCTGGTACTCTAACTTTGGCGGATCGTGAAGCTGGGAAGCTTGCTCTGGAATATCCAAGCGAGGTGTCAGACAAGGACCTGAACTCCATCTTCCGTTCCAAACAAATTCACTACCACGATACCGATTTTCCGCACACGTATGAACAGCTCAGAAGAGATGGCATGCCGCCGAGCGCGTTCAAGAGTGCTATGTTTGTTCCTGAAGATCTTGCCAACTATCCGGGCGTCCCGGCGGATGGTGAGGGCAAAATAGACTTCAACAAAAGCGATGCACCAGCAATGCGAAGTCAAGCTTTCTTCATACCTGGCGGACTTGTGCTCTCAATGTACATGCATCATTCTGTCTTCGACTTCTCCGGCGTCACGCTTTTCTGGCAAGCATTCTCTGCAAACGTGTCCAGTATCTCCGGACAGCGCTCCGAACCGCAAAGAGCCACCG ATACGTCAAGTACAGCCGATAGGCAGTCTTTGTTGCGACAAGCCGTTGACGACGAAATTCCTCAGCTTCGCAGTGTTGTCAGCGCCGACTGTTATTGCGACGGGCCACCAGATTACCTCAAAACATTGCCCTCAAGTACGAAATGTACGCAGAGACTCATCGTTGTTCCGGCGGCTCAGGTGCGCGAGTACAGAGAACTTCTGCGGTCATATTTCCCCAAAGACAACGCGCCGACCATTTGCAACGTGCTTGCTGCCCTTGTCTGGACGCACGTTACTCGTGCCAGAGCAGCGCGATTGCTCAAGTACGGGCTGACGGAGACTAACCTGGGTATTGCAACCGATCTGCGAAGGCGGCAAAACCCTCCCGTTCCCGCGGATTACATGGGTAACATGGCGTTATTCTCGCGCGGCACATTGAACATCTCAGATCTCATAGCAGAGGACCG CGTAACGACATCCACGATTGTCCGTGTCATCAACGAGATCAAAAGCACTATTTCCGGCGTTGACGACGACTGGGTGTCACGTCACCTTAGCTACTTCAAGTCGATCGATTATATTACCGACACAGAAATTGCACTAGGCATAACGTTTGGATCCGACATGTACATTTCTTCCTGGATCAACTTTGGTGCGGACCTCAGCTGGGGTATACCGGGGACCGACTTGGGCAAGCACTCCCTCGCTGGACGAGCGGAGTTTATTAGACGATCGTATGGTCCGGGTGACGGCGGCATGATCTTCCTCCCGCGACGCAGACAACCTACGAACGGAACGGAAGCGCCCTTTGAAATTCTGGTACGGCTCGCCGAGGAAGACATGACGCGTGTGTTGGACGAAGAGGGCGGGTTGAGCAGTTGGGCCGAGGCGGTAATCGAGTGA
- a CDS encoding CaiC, Acyl-CoA synthetase (AMP-forming)/AMP-acid ligase II, with amino-acid sequence MDDRCCTVPKHAGYSVLPNTPLFGRLLRYASRIPARIAVDDVCANLQRTHLDLLSDVLALRHTVLDTLDRAICHALERKDEVYIAIVAAGGYEYTVAILAILALGAAAVPVEGASYFIEKSQAALVLSSSVDMSKCLDLERRVVATSGRSFRAVPIRHSIPASALVIFTSGTTGPPKGAVMQRSYTFNCALEIADYYQLTGDDVLLHVLPVHHVTGVGINFFPFLISGSRIEFRSGGFDEIWTWEQWKQGGLDPRRRLTFFLGVPTIYMRLRRYYQRTLSKLPAGDLAEYIASAKQFRACLCGTSALPRPLDDFWSDLMDKRIFQRYGATEFGAIFRVRLDDRDAPEGMMRMDTSKPMTLREKIGFTTSSLAEHLWISSNREATKFLLWILSENC; translated from the exons ATGGATGACAGATGCTGTACGGTCCCGAAGCATGCTGGCTACAGTGTGCTCCCGAACACT CCTCTCTTCGGTCGCCTTCTCCGATATGCCAGTCGAATTCCTGCGCGCATAGCCGTCGATGATGTCTGCGCCAACTTGCAAAGGACCCATCTAGACCTCCTTTCCGACGTGCTAGCTCTGCGACACACCGTCCTTGATACCCTCGATCGAGCGATATGCCATGCCCTGGAGAGGAAAGACGAGGTGTACATTGCGATCGTAGCAGCGGGTGGATACGAATACACCGTGGCCATTTTGGCGATACTGGCGCTTGGAGCCGCAGCCGTGCCTGTTGAAGGAGCGTCATACTTCATCGAAAAGTCTCAAGCAGCTCTCGTCCTCAGCAGCTCTGTAGATATGAGTAAATGTCTGGACTTGGAACGGCGCGTTGTGGCTACGAGCGGCAGGAGTTTTCGTGCTGTGCCAATCAGACACTCGATTCCAGCTTCAGCTCTCGTCATCTTCACTAGTGGGACCACCGGCCCACCAAAGGGTGCAGTGATGCAGAGGTCGTACACTTTCAACTGCGCGCTGGAAATAGCGGACTACTACCAACTGACGGGCGATGATGTCCTGCTCCATGTCCTTCCGGTACACCATGTAACGGGTGTCGGCATAAACTTCTTTCCGTTCCTCATATCTGGCAGCCGTATTGAGTTTCGCAGTGGAGGCTTTGACGAGATCTGGACGTGGGAGCAATGGAAGCAGGGTGGCCTGGATCCACGGCGGCGGCTAACCTTTTTCTTGGGCGTTCCAACCATCTATATGCGACTAAGACGCTATTATCAGCGTACTCTCAGTAAACTACCTGCTGGTGACTTGGCAGAGTACATTGCTAGCGCGAAACAATTCCGGGCATGCTTGTGCGGGACGTCAGCGCTACCTCGACCACTCGATGACTTTTGGTCGGATCTCATGGATAAAAGAATTTTCCAAAGGTATGGTGCAACGGAATTTGGTGCAATCTTCAGAGTACGTCTTGACGACCGCGACGCCCCCGAAGGCATGATGAGGATGGATACTTCAAAACCGATGACATTGCGCGAAAAGATAGGATTTACTACTTCATCGTTGGCCGAGCATCTCTGGATATCATCAAATCGGGAGGCTACAAAATTTCTGCTCTGGATATTGAGCGAGAACTGCTAG